In Paludibaculum fermentans, the genomic stretch CGCCGGTAGGCGGAACCACGTTGAACGTGCCGGTCACGCTGTCGGTGAAGGCACCGCCCGCGACCCTGGTGGTGACGCCCAGCCCGGTGACGCTCTCTTACACGCGAGGCGACCCGACGCCGGACCCCGTGGCCATTAACCTCAGCGGCGGCGGAGCGCTCCTGTCTTTCACCGTCACCGTCTCCGGCGCCACCTGGCTATCCGCCACGCCGAAGAGCGGCATCATCTTTCCAGCCTTCAGCTCACAGGTGGCCTTGCTGGTGGACCCAACCGGCCTGACGCCCGGCACTTACAAGGGGTCCATCAAGATCGACGCGCCGTCAGCGGCGAACAAGACCCAGACGGTCAGTTTCGACCTGACGGTGAATCCGGGTACTCCGGTATTGAATTCAATCTTCCCGACAGGAGCCACCCAAGGCTCGGCTGCGACGACGATCACATTGACCGGCAGCAACTTCTACTCGGGCTCGACGGTCACCGCCAAAGGCCAGACGCTCTCGTCCACTTTGCTGGGGCCGACCGTGCTGCAGTCCACCATTCCATCGTCGCTGCTTGCCTCCGCGGCGAACCTGAACGTGGTGGTTACGAATCCAAACCCCGGCGGCGGTTCCTCGGCGGATCAGACGTTTACGGTCTACGCGCCCGGACCGCGCATCACCGGCATCACCAACGGGGCGAGCTTCCAGTCGGGCTCCATTGCACCCGGCGAGTTTGTGAGCATCTTCGGAACAGGCCTTGGTCCGGACGCGATCGTCACCTTCCAGCCTCCGGCAGGCGGGGCGCCCATTGCCGACACCCTGGCCGGTGTCCAGGTCTACTTCGGACCCACCGCGGCTCCCCTGATCTTCGTCTCGTCCACCCAGATAGCGGCCATGGTTCCCTCCGGGGTGCTGGGACCCGGCATCAACGTCTCAGTGGATTACAACGGGACATCATCGTGGGTCTATCCCGTGTCGGTGGCACCAACCGCGCCTGGATTGTTCGCTTTAGGCTCATCCGGCGCCGGTCCCGGTGCTGTGTTCAACGAGAACGCCTCCACCGGCGAATTGACCCTGAACACCGAAACCAATGCCGCCACCAAAGGGTCTACCATCTGGCTCTACGCGACCGGGATTGGAGTCACTACCCCGGCTGGCTTTGACGGTGCGATCAGCACCATGGAATCGAACCTCACGGCGCCAGTGGCCAGCCTGAACATTGGAGGGACGGATGTGACGCCGGCTTACTTTGGCCCGGCTCCGGGCTTGGTTTCCGGCCTGGTCCTGGTGAAAGCCGCGATACCGGCAACCATCGTCGCTGCCAAGGCGGTGCCTGTTTTGTTGACGTTAGGCTCCGTCACCAGCCAGGTGGGAGTAACGATTACGGTGAAGTGATTTGGGGCAGCGGCTCGCCCGTCAGCATGGCCAGGATCTCGAGGGCGGATTGTTTACTGCGTTCTCCGGTTTCTCCGGCCGGTCCGACGCAGCTCGGGCAGCCGCCTTCGCAGCCGCAGGCCTGGATGAGTTGGCGGGCTCCGTTCAGCAGCTCCGTTGTCATTTTGAACAGAGGGGCGCTCTGGCCGATGCCGCCCGGGAAGTTGTCATAGAGGTGCAGATTCGGCTCGAAGCCACGCACGTCGACAGAGATCTCTTCGGTCAGGGTGACACCCAGGTCGCGCGGATCGCACATCAGCAGCAACGACGCCACAGTCCTCAGCGCGTTGCCTAAACCGCTGAGCGCATTCAGCTTGTCGGTAGGCGTCAGGTTGGGGAACTTGTCCAGGAACTCCACTGGGAAGTGCAGCCAGAACGAGGTCGTGTGCATCTCTTGCTCCGGCAGGGAGAGAGTCCCGGCGCCCACGTTCTCGTTGGTGTAGAACTTCACCTTCTTGAAGCCGACGATCTGCCGGTTGACCCGCACTTCGCCGTGCGCCGACTTGGCCGTGTCGACCGGCGAGGAGTCAAACTCTTCCAGCACTTTGACTTGCGTGTAATCGATGGCATCGGTGAAGTAGTCGCACTCCACCTGGCGTACGTAGGCCTTGCGGCCTTCGTAGTCCATCTTCTCGACCTGATACTGCCGAGCCTCGTGCAGGTAGATCGCCTTCTCGTGGAGCTCCACCAGGGCCGCCGGGAACGCCACTTCGGCGATCAGGCGCTCCTCATTGGTGATGTCGATCACGACAAAGTTGTCGCTGGTGACCGACCGCAGGCTGATCGCATCGGCCGGGTAGCTGTCCGAGGTCCAGTGCCAGGCGCCGCCGCTGTGGTGCACCACCCGCAACTCCTCCAGGAAGCTGCAGAGCTCGGCCGTCTCGTGGGGCCCGAACTTGGATCCGTCCTTGATGGGCAGCTCGAAGGCCGCGCACTTCAGATGATTGATGAGAATCTCCAGATTGTCCGGGTTGATCTGGGCGTGCTCGGGCGAACCCTCGAAGAAGTACTCGGGGTGCTCGACCACATACTGGTCCAGCGGAGCACTGGAGGCGACCATCAGGGCGAGCGATGTGCCCAGCCGGCGGCCCGCGCGGCCCGAACGCTGCCAGGTGGAGGCGATGGAACCGGGATAGCCGGCCATCACCACCACGTCCAATGAGCCGATATCGATGCCGAGCTCCAGGGCGTTGGTGGCCACCACGGCCCGGATGGTGCCTTCCCGCAGGCCGCGCTCGATCTCGCGCCGTTCCCGGGGCAGGTAGCCGCCGCGATAGCCGCGGATGGTGCCGGCCTGGCCCGGCTTCTCGCAGGAGTCTTTCAGGTAAGTGAGCAGGACTTCGGTGGCGAGGCGGTTGTTGGCAAAGACCAGGGTCTGCTGGCCGCGCTGGATCAGGTCCGACGCGATGCGCCGCGTCTCGTTCAGGTAGCCGCGGCGGATGCCCAGTTGCTTGTTGACCACCGGCGGATTGTAGAAAACAAAGTACTTCTCACCCGTCGGCGCGCCGCTTTGGTCGACCAGCCGGAAGTCCACGCCGGTCAAGGTCTCGGCCAGGGTCTTCGGGTTGGCGATGGTCGCCGAGCAGCAGATGAACTGGGGCTTCGAGCCGTAGAACTCGCAGATGCGCGCCAGGCGCCGCAGCACGTTGGCCAGGTGGCTGCCGTAGACTCCGCGGTAGTAGTGAAGCTCGTCGATGACGATATAGCGGAGGTTCTCGAACAGTTTGCCCCACTTCGTGTGGTGCGGCAGGATGCCGGCATGGAGCATGTCCGGGTTGGTGAGCACGACATTGGCGCGCTCCCGGATCTGTTTGCGGGCGTCCTGGGGCGTGTCGCCGTCGTAGGTGAAGGCCCGGACTCCGGAACCCATGGCCTCGACGATGGAGTGGAACTCGTGGAGCTGGTCCTCGGCTAAGGCCTTGGTGGGAAAGAGGTAAAGCGCCCTGGCCTCGGGATCTGCCACCAAGCGGTGCAGAATCGGCAGGTTGTAGCAGAGCGTCTTGCCGCTGGCCGTGGGCGTCACCACCACCGGGTTGCCGCCGTCCTGCAGGGTCTCGAAGCATGCCGCCTGATGCGTGTAGAGCTGGGTGATCCCCTTCTCTTCCAGCACCTTGCGCAACGCCGCGGGAATGCCGCCGGGCATGGGCGCGAACTGGCCCGGCTTGGCCAACTGGTGCCGGATGGCGCGAATGGGCGAGTTCGGCTCTTCCATCCAGGCGCGCAGACGGGCAATGGTCATCGCCAGATCGGCCCTACGGGCCAGTCCGAGCGAATTCTCTTGCGAGCCTTCGCGTTTGGGATCAGGAAAATCGAGACTCAGGTTCATCCGCGCGGCTTCGCCTTTTCTTTGCTAAGCGTACACGAATAGAACGTCAATGACAACCGGCGCCTGGCCACGTAGCAGATGGCTCAAGCGGTTGCGGAGTTTACCCGGACGAATTCGTAGCGTTCCAGGGTGGCGGCCAGGGCCTGGCTCTCGCCGTCGCGGCGAACGACCTTGCCCATGCACCGGATGCGCACGTCGCCCATCGACTTGCCGGTCGGCAGGCTGATCATGTATTCAATGGGCTGGCCCAATTCAATGGGTTCAGCCGGGTCATTGAAGAGGACTCCTCCAGAACTAACGTTCCTGGTCTCCCCAATATGTGAAATCCGCCGTGAACCGGCTCGTACCAGTTCCAACGGTAGCTTCAGTTCAAATCGTCTGGATCTTCTTTGCTCTGACACTGTAGTTCTATCTAAGAGGTTTTTCCTAGGATGGTCAACTCCTTTTCGCCCCGCGTAATGGGGAGAACCTCCTAGTACTACCCAAACTAGGTCAAGGGTGCTTCTCGCAGTCGCCGTTTTGTTCGCCTCAGACACAGTACAGCGTGCGGCGGCATGGAACTTTCCCGAGGCGTGCCCAGGGCCGGGTCTCGAATCTGCACCAGACGGTCTACGGGATCGCTTCAGCGCTGGGTGGCTCCCGCTGGAGCAGGAACCTTCGGCTGTCTTCCGAGAACTGCCGGCCCATCTAATAACTATCGATAAGCCACTTTAAATCAATATCTTGATGAACTGTCTAGACGATCTCAGTTCGAGCCGGAATGGAACTCCGAGACGCCGGGCCGGACCTCGGGTTGCCGGGGCGGCCACCACTTCGAGATTTGGTGCGCGGGCCGGACGGACGGGCAGACCTGAGTCCAGAAGCCGGGCCTCGTGCCGAAGTGGGGCGGAATCCCTGTCTCAGGACGGTGGTTTCCCTTCGCGCCTCCCTGTGGATCCAGGCTAGAAACGTCAGTTTTCCACAGGTACTAAGGCGTTTACCGGAGAAGAGGCCGACCCGCCAAACTACTAATCCGTACGGTCTATATCGGATTGAGTGAACCGCATCCGGCCGATTCAGGCCCGGGGATGTGCCTTGTCATAGACCCGCATGAGGTCGTTCAACGAGAGCCGGGTGTACTTCTGGGTGGTCGACAGAGAGGCGTGGCCCAGCAGCTCCTGGATGGCCCGCAGGTCGGCTCCGGCGCTGAGCAGATGCGTCGCGTAGGCGTGGCGCAGGGAATGGGGATGGAGCGAGGAGTCGGCCGAGAGGGCGATGGAGTACATCTTGAGGATGCCGCGGGCGCCCCGATCGGTCAGCCTGTGGCCGCGATGGTTCAGGAACACGGCCATCTCGCCGTCCAGGGGACTCCTGGCGGCCAGGCACGCCCGCAGGGCATTCATGGCCTTGCGAGGGACGGGTACCTGCCGTTCTTTCTTACGTTTACCGCGCACACGGAGCCAACCTTCGGCCATGTCCAGGTCCCCGGTATCCAGGCCGACCAATTCGCTGACCCGCAGGCCGCAGCCGTAGAGGAGCTCGAACAGGGCGAGGTCGCGCTCAGGCGAGGGACGTTCCAACGTGCCTTTGGCAATCTCGTCGATGAGGGTATTCGTCTGCTCCTCGGTGGGCACGTCCGGCAGCGACTGGGGCATGCGGGGGGTGGTGAGGAGCTTGGCGCGGTTCAGCGTGATGACGCCCTGGCGCAGGCAGTGGTCGAAGAGGCTGCGGACGGCGGCGAGTTTACGGCGGATGGTGGTCCTGGCGAGGTCCTGGCTATAGAGGTCGGCCAGCCATTCGCGCAGCATGAGCTGGTCGAAGTCCTTTGGTTCCGGTGGGTTGAGCCCGCCGCGCGAATAGTAGCCCACAAACTGTTCCAGGTCAGCCTGATAGTTGCGGACGGTATGGACCGACGAGTTGCCCCGCGTGAGCTCCTCCAGGTAGGAGTCGATCCAGCGCTGCAGTTCAGACATAGGAATCCATGGCCGCGATGGCGCGCCGGCACACCTCGGCATGGCGCGCCTTCTTGTCCCGTTTCAGGCGTTGGCGCGCGGCCTCGTCGAGCGCGGGCAGCAGGTCGAACGCAATGTTGGCGGGTTGGTAGTGTTTCGGGTTGGCGTTGGTAATGTAGTGGGTGAGCGACCCCAGGGCGGTTTCGCGCGGCACCGGCGCGGGTGACTCGCCCAGGGCCAAGGCGGCGGCGAACCGGCCGGCCAGCAGGCCCGTGGCGATGGACTCCACATAACCCTCGACCCCGGAGATCTGCCCGGCAAAGAAGATGCGCGGATCGCTCTTCAGTTGGAGGGTCGCGCTGAGCAGCTCCGGTCCATTGATGTAGGTATTGCGGTGGATCTGGCCGTAGCGCAGGAACTCCGCGTTCTCCAGCCCGGGAATGAGCCGGAACACGCGCTTCTGCTCCGGAAACTTCATATAGTTCTGAAAACCAACGAGATTGTAGCTGCCGGCGCGCTGGTCTTCCTGGCGCAACTGGACCACGGCGTACGGCCAGCGGCCCGTTTTCGGATCGTCCAGGCCGACGGGTTTCATGGGTCCAAAGCGCAAGGTGTCGCGGCCGCGGCGGGCAATCTCCTCGATGGGGAGGCAGGACTCGAAGAAGGCGACCTTGCCGTTGTGGATGGCGCGGTCCTCGTCGATATGGGCTCCGGCGCTTTCAGCGGTGAGCACGGCATCGACGAAGGTCTCGTACTCCTGCTTGTTGAAGGGACAGTTCAGGTAGTCGTCGCCGCCGTCCAGCGATTTGCCGTAGCGGGAAGCCGCGAAGACCTTCTCGCGGTCGATGCTTTCGGCGTCGATGATGGGGCTGATGGAGTCGTAGAAGTAGAGGCGTTCACTGCCGGTGAGGCGGGCGATGTCGGCCGCCAGCGGGCCGGAAGTGAGCGGACCGGTGGCCACGACGACAATGCCGTCGGCCGGGATCTCAGTCACCTCCTCGCGGACCACCCGGATCAAAGGGTGGCTTTCCACGGCTTTGGTGAGGGCGGCGGCGAAGAGGTCGCGATCCACTGTGAGTGCGTGGCCGCCGGGCACACGGGTCTCTTCAGCGGCGCGCATCGCGAGGGAACCCAACTGGCGCAATTCGCGCTTCAGCAGCCAGGAGGCGGTGTTCTCGGAGTCGCTTTTCAACGAGTTGGAGCAGACCAGTTCGCCGAAGTCGCTCGTCTTATGGGCCGGCGTTTGCCGCAGCGGGCGCATTTCATATAGGATGCAGGAGATCCCTTTGTCCGCGATCTGCCACGCCGCCTCGCTGCCGGCCAGCCCCGCGCCGAGCACGTGAATGGTAACCTTTTTCGTCAAGCTCCTACCATTTTAGGTCTTAGCCCAATGCGAACCATCTTTCTTTCTCTCGTCTTCTCGATTTCCCTGTTTGCGCAGGCGCCCGTGCGGTACACGTTGAAGTTCCCCGCTCCGCACACCCACTATGTGGAGGTCACCGCGGAGATGCCCGCGGGCCAGCCGGCCGTGGAACTGTACATGCCGGTTTGGACTCCGGGCTCCTACCTGGTGCGAGAGTACGCCCGCAATGTGGAGAACTTCAAGGCGCAGGACAGCCAGGGCCACGAGTTGACCTGGAGCAAGACCCGGAAGAACCGCTGGAAGGTGGACGCGAAGGGCGCCGCCTCTATCTCTGTGAATTACAAGGTCTATGCCCACGAGATGAGCGTACAGGGCAACTGGGTGGATGCCGGCTTCGCGATGATGAACGGCGCCGCCAACTTCATGACCCTGGTGGGTGCGGAGAAGCGGCCGTACGAGGTCAAGCTGGGGCTGCCCTCCGGCTGGACGCGCAGCATCAGCGGCATGAAAGAGGGCTCCGCTCCGCACACTTACCTGGCGGTGGACTGGGACCAGTTGCTGGACAGCCCGATCTACGCCGGCAATGGGCCGATTCACGAGTTTGAGGTCGACGGGAAGAAGCACTATCTGGTCAACGAAGGTGAAGGGCCGATGTGGGACGGGCCGGCTTCGGCTCGAGACGTGGCCAAGATCGTGGCTGAGTACAGCCGCCAGTGGGGCGGACTGCCGTACGACAAGTATGTCTTTTTCAATATGATCACGGAGTCCGGCGGCGGCCTGGAGCACAAGAACTCCACCTGGATGGGGACCAGCCGCTGGGCCTACGGCAATACGCAGGATCCGCCGGAGATCCCGGGCGGCGGCGCGGCGGCGGCGGGCAACCGGCGGCCGAACCGGGTGGGCTGGCTGGGCCTGGTGAGCCACGAGTACTTCCACCTGTGGAACGTGAAGCGGCTGCGTCCGGTGGAACTGGGGCCGTTCGATTATGAGAACGAAACCTACACGCGGAGCCTTTGGCTGGCGGAGGGCGTGACGTCCTACTACGGTCCGCTGGCGCTACGGCGGTCGGGCCTGTCGACGCAGGCGCAGGCGCTGCGGGCGATGTCGGGGGCGATCGGGCAATTGCAGACCACCCCGGGGCGGCTGGTCACCTCGGCGGAATCGGCCTCGTACAATGCCTGGATCCAACTGTACCGGGCGAACGAGAATACCGCGAATACGGCCATCAGTTACTACACCAAGGGGCAAGTGATCGGGTTTATCCTGGACGCCAAAGTCCGCAAGGCTACCAACGGCGCCAAGTCACTGGACGACGTGCTGAAGTTGGCCTTTGAGCGCTATAGCGGCGCCAAGGGGTATACGCCGGAGCAGTTCCGGGCGGTGGCCAGCGAAGTGGCCGGAGTCGACCTGAAGTCCTTCTTCAAGAACGCTTTGGAGACGACGGAGGAGTTGGATTATACAGAGGCGCTGGACTGGTATGGGTTGCGGTTCAGGCCGCAGCCGACGAGGGGCGGCGCTCCGCGGATTGTGACCGGCGTGACGGCCGCGACAACCTCGGGTCGTATTGTTGTCTCGCGGCTGCAGCGCGGCACGGCCGCCTACGATGCGGGCCTGAACGTGGATGACGAGATCCTGGCCGTGAACGGCTACCGGGTGCGGCCCGAGCAGTGGCCTTCGCGCCTGGACAACTACAAGCCCGGCGACACGGTGGACCTGCTGGTGGCGCGGCGGGATAAGCTGATGACCTTGAAGATGCCGATCGTGGCGGACGAGGCGAAGTCGTGGGCGCTGGAAGTGAAGACGGACGCCAGCGACGAGCAGAAGGCGCACCTGAAGAGCTGGTTGATGCAGTAGGCGCTGGCACGAGGCACCGGATTGCGAACAAGTCTCTTTGATCTCTTCAAGATCGGCATCGGGCCCTCGAGTTCCCACACGGTGGGTCCCATGCGGGCGGCCTACGCATTCGTGCGGCAGTTGGACGAGCGCGGGTTGCTGCCGGCCGTGCGGCGAATCCGGGCGGAGTTGTACGGTTCGCTGGCCCTGACCGGGCGCGGACACGGCACGGATCGCGGCATCCTGCTCGGCTGGCTGGGCGAGCAACCGGATGGTGTGGATCCCGCAGCCATCGGGCCGCGGCTTGCCCAAGTGGAGCAGGACGGACGGCTGTTGCTGCTGGGGAGTCAGGCGGTTGAGTTCGCGGCGGAACGGGACCTGGTCTTCCACATGGACATGGTTCTGCCGGGCCACCCGAACGCGGTGCGCTTCTCGGTGCTGGGCGGCGCGGGTGAGGTGGTGGACAGCCGGGTGTACTACTCGGTGGGCGGCGGGTTCATTCGGGAAGAGGGAAAGGCGGCCTCAGAGTCGTCGCGTCCGCCGGTTCCCTATCCCTTTCAAAGCGGCGCCGAGCTGCTGGAGCGGGCGGAGGCCAACGGCCTGACCATCGCGGAACTGATGCTGGCCAATGAGTTAGCGTGGCGCAGCGAGACGGAAGTGCGGGGCGGGATCCAGCGCATCTGGGGCGCCATGCAGCAGTGCACCCAGCGCGGACTGGAGACCGAAGGCGTGCTGCCAGGCGGGTTGAATGTGACACGCCGGGCGGCTTCGCTGGTGCAGCGGCTGGCGGGGAGCGACGCGAACGATCCGCTGGCTCCGCTGGACTGGGTGAACGTCTGGGCGCTGGCGGTGAACGAGGAAAACGCAGCCGGAGGGCGAGTGGTAACGGCGCCGACCAACGGCGCGGCGGGCATCATCCCGGCGGTGGGGCATTACTACATGCGGTTCCAGGAAGGCTCCGGCGAAGGCATGGAGCGGTACCTGTTGGCGGCGGCGGCGATTGGTGTGCTGTACAAAGAGAACGCCTCGATCTCCGGAGCCGAGGTCGGCTGCCAGGGTGAGGTGGGTGTGGCGTGTTCGATGGCGGCGGCGGGCCTGGTGTCGGCCCTGGGCGGGACGAACGACCAGGTGGAGCATGCGGCGGAGATCGGGATGGAGCACAACCTGGGGATGACCTGCGATCCCATTGCCGGGCTCGTCCAGATTCCGTGCATCGAGCGGAACGCGTTCGGGGCCATCAAGGCGGTGAACGCGGCCCGCATGGCGATGCAAAACACGACGGGCCACCGGGTGACGCTGGATCAGGTGATCAAGACCATGTACGACACGGGCATGGACATGCAGAGCCGGTACAAGGAAACGTCGCTGGGCGGGCTGGCTTTGAACGTGATCGAGTGCTGAGCTAGACGGTTTCCGGGGTGCGGCGGCTGCGCAGCACCTGAAAGATCACCGGCAGGACGGAGACCAGCACGATGAGGACGACCACCTTCTCGAAGTGCGCCCGGATGATGGGGAAGCTGCCGAGCTTGTAGCCGAGCAGGGTCATCGAGATCACCCAACCCACACTGCCGAAGACGTTGAAGGACAGGAAGCGCGGCAGGCCCATGCCGGCCACACCGGCCACGAAGGCGGCGAAAGTACGGATGATGGGCACGAACTGGGCGTAGATGATGGTCTTGCCGCCGTGCTTCTCATAGAAGGCGTGGGTGCGGTCGAGGTGTTCGCGGCGGAAGATCTTCGAGTTCGGATTGGCGAAGAGGCGGACGCCGATGAAGCGGCCCAGGAAATAGCCGCAGGAGTTGCCCAGAAGGGCGGCGACGATCAGGGTGATGATGATGCCGGCGAGGTCGAGTTGACCGGCGCCGGCGACCACGCCAACGGTGAAGAGCAGGGAGTCGCCCGGGAGGAAGAACCCGACGAGCAGACCGGTTTCGGCAAACACGATGCCGAAGAGCATCGCGTAGCTCCACCATCCGGTAAAGACGGTGGTGAGAAGCCGGATCAGCGCGTCCGGGTCCTTCAGGGCCAGGACAAAGTCGATCAATTCACGCAACATCTAGCCGCCGTAGGAAGCGACCAGCTTCTTGATGTTGTCGTCGTAGATCTTCACCTTCTTCTGCTTGATGAGAGCCTGGACCACGCCGTCGCCGAAGAGCTCGCGGCGCTCGTTGGCGCGGCGGGACTTCAGTTCCTGGATGAGGGCGGCGCGGTTGGCGATGATCGCCGTCAGGTCAGCCGCTTCCTTCTCGAGGACCTTGCAGTAGAAGGTGCCGTTGGGGGTCGGGACCGGTCCGAAGACCTCACCGACGTTGCGGGTATAGCCTTCACCGACGGTGCTGGCGGAACCGAGGCCGGTGATGGCGGCATCGCGGTTGACCAGTTCCGAGGTCTTGAGGTCGGCGCCGAACTGCTTGGCGAGAGCGGCGAGGTCGCCGTTCACGGACTTGAGCTTGGCGGTGGCATCCTTGACGGCGTTCTGCATCGCGTCCTGGGCCTTCTGGCCGAGGAGGGCATCGCGTACCTGCGCCTGGACGTCGGCAAACTCGGCCGGGTGGGCCGGGAAGATGTCGGAGACCTGGGCGACGGCCAGCTTATTCTGACCGACCTGGATGACGGGGGTCACCCCATTCTTGGCGAGGCCGGCGGCGGCGTCAGCAAACTGGGGATTGATGCCGATTTCCTGGATGGGGTCGCCGGGGCCGACGCGCTCAGCGCGAACCGGGGTGATGCCATTGGCGGCGGCGAGCTTCTCGGCTTCGGCGGGGGACTTGATGAGCGCCGCGCGGAGCTGGTCAGCGAGGTTCTGCATCTTGTCGAAGACCATGGCGCGAGTGGCTTCGCGGGCGATCTCGTCGCGGACTTCAGCAAAGGTGCGGAGGTGGGCGGATTCATGGGCATCCACCTTGATGATGTGGAAGCCGTACTCGGTTTTGATGAGGCCGCTGACGGTGCCCGCCGGCGTGGAGAAAGTGGCCTTTTCGAACTCGGCCACCATCTGGCCGCGAACGACCCAGCCCAGCTCGCCACCCTTGGCGGCAGAGGCGCCGGGGGCATTATCCTCGGAGTTCTTCTTGGCGAGCTCGGCAAAATTGGCGCCGCCCTTGATCTGCTTCAGCAGGTCTTCGGCCTTCTTCTGAATCGCAGCCACTTCGGCCGGCGATTTGTCGGTCGTCTTCAGCAGGATGTGGCTGGCCTTGACGCGCTCCGGCGTGCGGAACGATTCCTGATTCTGGGTGTATAGCTTCTGGAGGGTGGCGTCATCGACCTTGATGCCGGCTGCGATGGTCGCTTCGTCCACCGGGAAGATGAGGTAGCTGCGGCGCTCCGGCGACTGGTAGAGGGTGCGGTTCTTGTCGTAGAACGCCTTGACCTCTTCGGGGGTGACATTCACCTTGCCCTTGAAGAGCTCCGGCCCGATGCCGAAGTAAGCGATCTTGATCTTATCGTGGCGGTGCTTGTATTCGCCTTCGATGTCGCCCGGCGTCACGACGGTGCCTTCCAGGGCGAGGGTCTCGAGTCGCGTTTCCAGGGCGGCCGTGCGCACGTTCTCTTCAAACTGCTGGATGGTGAAGTTCTGCTGGGCGAGGAAAGCGGCATACGCTTCGTTGCCGACAAACTTCCCGTTTTCAAAAAGTTGGGGCAGGATGGAGCGGACGGTGTTGGCCAGGTCCTCATCGCTGACCTTCATGCCCATGCGGCCGGCCTGGTAAGCGACGGCGCGCTGCGCCACCATCTGCTGGACAGCCAGGGGCACGTAGAACTGCTCCATGCCCTTCTGGATCGCACTGCGTTCGCGAGCCATGAACTGGCGGACATCCTGGGCCGTGACCTTCTGGTCGCCGATTTCCGCGAGGACGTTCGGGTCGCCGCTTTTGCCGCCGCCGCCCCATCCGCCACCGTAGCCGGGGACCAGCGTGATCACCATCGAAAGAGCAACCAGCGTCAAAAGCGCACCGAGCAGGTAACGCACAGACTTCTCACGGCTGCGGAACAGGTCAAACATGGGAAGAAACTCCTAGCTGAAGCGAAACT encodes the following:
- a CDS encoding M61 family metallopeptidase; translated protein: MRTIFLSLVFSISLFAQAPVRYTLKFPAPHTHYVEVTAEMPAGQPAVELYMPVWTPGSYLVREYARNVENFKAQDSQGHELTWSKTRKNRWKVDAKGAASISVNYKVYAHEMSVQGNWVDAGFAMMNGAANFMTLVGAEKRPYEVKLGLPSGWTRSISGMKEGSAPHTYLAVDWDQLLDSPIYAGNGPIHEFEVDGKKHYLVNEGEGPMWDGPASARDVAKIVAEYSRQWGGLPYDKYVFFNMITESGGGLEHKNSTWMGTSRWAYGNTQDPPEIPGGGAAAAGNRRPNRVGWLGLVSHEYFHLWNVKRLRPVELGPFDYENETYTRSLWLAEGVTSYYGPLALRRSGLSTQAQALRAMSGAIGQLQTTPGRLVTSAESASYNAWIQLYRANENTANTAISYYTKGQVIGFILDAKVRKATNGAKSLDDVLKLAFERYSGAKGYTPEQFRAVASEVAGVDLKSFFKNALETTEELDYTEALDWYGLRFRPQPTRGGAPRIVTGVTAATTSGRIVVSRLQRGTAAYDAGLNVDDEILAVNGYRVRPEQWPSRLDNYKPGDTVDLLVARRDKLMTLKMPIVADEAKSWALEVKTDASDEQKAHLKSWLMQ
- a CDS encoding L-serine ammonia-lyase codes for the protein MRTSLFDLFKIGIGPSSSHTVGPMRAAYAFVRQLDERGLLPAVRRIRAELYGSLALTGRGHGTDRGILLGWLGEQPDGVDPAAIGPRLAQVEQDGRLLLLGSQAVEFAAERDLVFHMDMVLPGHPNAVRFSVLGGAGEVVDSRVYYSVGGGFIREEGKAASESSRPPVPYPFQSGAELLERAEANGLTIAELMLANELAWRSETEVRGGIQRIWGAMQQCTQRGLETEGVLPGGLNVTRRAASLVQRLAGSDANDPLAPLDWVNVWALAVNEENAAGGRVVTAPTNGAAGIIPAVGHYYMRFQEGSGEGMERYLLAAAAIGVLYKENASISGAEVGCQGEVGVACSMAAAGLVSALGGTNDQVEHAAEIGMEHNLGMTCDPIAGLVQIPCIERNAFGAIKAVNAARMAMQNTTGHRVTLDQVIKTMYDTGMDMQSRYKETSLGGLALNVIEC
- a CDS encoding VTT domain-containing protein, whose protein sequence is MLRELIDFVLALKDPDALIRLLTTVFTGWWSYAMLFGIVFAETGLLVGFFLPGDSLLFTVGVVAGAGQLDLAGIIITLIVAALLGNSCGYFLGRFIGVRLFANPNSKIFRREHLDRTHAFYEKHGGKTIIYAQFVPIIRTFAAFVAGVAGMGLPRFLSFNVFGSVGWVISMTLLGYKLGSFPIIRAHFEKVVVLIVLVSVLPVIFQVLRSRRTPETV
- a CDS encoding peptidyl-prolyl cis-trans isomerase, with protein sequence MFDLFRSREKSVRYLLGALLTLVALSMVITLVPGYGGGWGGGGKSGDPNVLAEIGDQKVTAQDVRQFMARERSAIQKGMEQFYVPLAVQQMVAQRAVAYQAGRMGMKVSDEDLANTVRSILPQLFENGKFVGNEAYAAFLAQQNFTIQQFEENVRTAALETRLETLALEGTVVTPGDIEGEYKHRHDKIKIAYFGIGPELFKGKVNVTPEEVKAFYDKNRTLYQSPERRSYLIFPVDEATIAAGIKVDDATLQKLYTQNQESFRTPERVKASHILLKTTDKSPAEVAAIQKKAEDLLKQIKGGANFAELAKKNSEDNAPGASAAKGGELGWVVRGQMVAEFEKATFSTPAGTVSGLIKTEYGFHIIKVDAHESAHLRTFAEVRDEIAREATRAMVFDKMQNLADQLRAALIKSPAEAEKLAAANGITPVRAERVGPGDPIQEIGINPQFADAAAGLAKNGVTPVIQVGQNKLAVAQVSDIFPAHPAEFADVQAQVRDALLGQKAQDAMQNAVKDATAKLKSVNGDLAALAKQFGADLKTSELVNRDAAITGLGSASTVGEGYTRNVGEVFGPVPTPNGTFYCKVLEKEAADLTAIIANRAALIQELKSRRANERRELFGDGVVQALIKQKKVKIYDDNIKKLVASYGG